In a genomic window of Anoxybacter fermentans:
- a CDS encoding manganese catalase family protein, whose protein sequence is MFKHEKHLLHEVKVDRPNPTYAAMLQEQLGGANGELKAALQYLAQSFRIKDKEIKDLFLDIAAEELGHMEMVATMINMLNGHDVEGQVVMSGTIEPQVLSGLTPMLTNASGAPFTGNYISATGDLAADILSNVAAEQGAKVVYEYLYRQINDKGVRETIDFLLNREEAHNALFREALNKIQGKGSGKDYGVDEDARLYFDLSAPGQYFKDPQPTSPGFQNPRQH, encoded by the coding sequence ATGTTTAAACACGAAAAACACCTACTTCACGAAGTAAAAGTAGATCGCCCCAACCCCACCTATGCAGCCATGTTACAGGAACAGCTAGGCGGTGCTAATGGTGAGCTAAAAGCCGCACTCCAATATCTTGCCCAGAGCTTCCGGATTAAAGACAAAGAAATTAAGGATTTATTCCTGGATATTGCTGCCGAAGAATTAGGTCATATGGAAATGGTAGCTACAATGATTAACATGTTGAACGGTCATGATGTAGAGGGTCAAGTAGTAATGAGCGGAACTATCGAACCTCAGGTATTGAGTGGGCTTACCCCCATGCTTACCAACGCTTCCGGTGCTCCATTTACCGGAAATTATATTAGTGCCACTGGAGACCTGGCAGCAGACATTCTTTCAAACGTAGCTGCAGAACAGGGAGCAAAAGTGGTATATGAATACCTCTACAGGCAAATCAATGATAAAGGCGTAAGGGAGACAATTGACTTCCTGCTTAACAGAGAAGAAGCCCACAACGCTCTCTTCCGCGAAGCATTAAATAAAATCCAGGGTAAAGGTTCGGGTAAAGACTATGGTGTTGACGAAGATGCTAGACTGTACTTTGATCTTTCCGCACCCGGTCAGTACTTTAAAGATCCCCAACCCACAAGTCCAGGTTTCCAAAACCCCAGGCAACACTAA